The DNA region TTCTCCGGAAACCTTAGCGTTATATGAATGGTTCAGCTGAGGGTCCTCCATAAAATCTTCGTAGGAAATGTCGGAACCCATCAGCGACTGGCGAAGCATGTGCCCTGCAATTGCAATTATCCTGTCCGTTGAAGGGGTATACATCCAGAGTTCGTTGTTGATTTTAAGCATTTTAGTCCCTTTTTCTCTCGGAGGAGCCAAATATTCTGTATATGCGGTTTTATAGCCCTTACCCCAGCTTTTTGCTTCTATCGTCCGTGTTGCCCTCTGCCCTTTTATAACCATGCTCGTGACCGAGATACGGGTGTCAGAATAATAATTCTGGTCTACTTTTTTCAAAACAGTTTCACCGGAAGGAGTATCGGCAAAAAGAGTACCGGCAAATATAAATAGCGTCAAATAGAATAATTTCTTCATACTTCTAGCTCCTTGAAAAGCTGAGATGTTTGCCTGCGATAAATTCCGATACCGGCAAACAAAGAGCCGATAACCGGTGCGATGAGCCCCGGAACAAATCCTATAATATAACTGGTCGGTGTAACCCTGGCCTTGATCTCGCTGGATATCATCACGGTAGCTTTTTGCATGATATAGCCGAAATCAAGCCCTACAAACTGCAAATAATATGAAACCGCAAGTCCGAGAATTGTTCCTATACCTGAGCCGGCAAGCCCTATAAAAAAAGATTCAATAATCATCCGCCGATATAAAACGCCTTTCGGCTCGCCCATCGCAAGCCGCACCCCGATTTCGCCGTAACGCCTGATGCCGTTCATTAGGCCGGAATTCCACAGAACAATGGACATCGCAAAAACAAAAACTCCTGCCATAAGGCTTCCGATGTAATTTGCCATTTTTAGAAGGTCGTTCATTTCGTTTTGTTCTGAAAGGCTTTCCATGACAGGAGAAAATTTATCATCGGGTTTTGAAAAAGCAGAATTGAATTTTTTGGCCAAAAATATCATCGGCTCATCAAAATAGACCATATCTTTTGTAAATCCTACGATCTCGCTAGCGCCGTCTTCCATATCAAGAGCGTTTTGAATATCATGAATATCGGCAATTATCGTGCTTCTATCCATTGCAGCCACGCCGAAACGAAGAGTTCCGGATATCTTAAAATTTTGCATAGCCATTTCCCCGTACATAGTTGAACTCAAGAGCGTTGCAGTTTCGCCGATTTTGACACGAAGACGTTTGGCAAACTCTTCACTTATCAGTATTTCATTTTTCTTTTGGGGAAGATTTCCCTGAACCAGAGCTTTTTTTAGATTTAAGATATTTATTTCGGGAGATTTATTATCAAAAAGCTCGACGCCCAAACCCATCACCGGCCCCTGGGACCGGGTTTCGCCTTTTGAGTCCGGAATATCCAAGAGGCCTCCGAACCTTATTCGCGGAAGCCAAATCATATTCGGATCAAAATGTTCTAATGTGTCAAGGATATTTTTAACGCCGAGCAATGCCAAATCATTCGGCATTTGATCTTTCTGCTCCCTAAAAGCCTTTGTGATTACTTTTACATGTCCCGTGTTGAACTGGGCTATGCCCCGTACCATATCGCCCGTTATGCCGGTAATCCAGCAGTATAAAAAAACCGTCAAAAAAGCTCCCGTGGCAACCATCAATACAGGGAACAAACTTCTTGAACGGTCCCTTAATAGGCCTTTGATAAGAAAAGAAATCATTGTATCTTCCCTTTTAAAGCTTCCGTCGGTTTCATTTCCGATATCCTTCGCATCGGCAAAAAGCTGACGATGGTCACTGCAGTAAATACTATCAAAACGGTTCCCAGTATCAGCCCGAACGAATATGACGGCAATACTTTTTGTGCGATGGTAAAACCGTATCCTATCGAGGCGCCGGGTATCGTTAATCCGCTCCTTGCAAATATAATTAAAAGAGGAGTCCCGTATATAGCTCCGACCGCCATGGCTAAAATTCCGTTCATAGCGCCTTCAAGCGTAAAAAGAAAAATTACACTTGGCCGCGCCATACCTAAAGCCATCAGAGTTCCGATTTCTTTCCTCCGGTGAAAAATAGAAAGAACCTGGGTATCAAAAATGGCAAGCAACGCAAGCAAAAGAAGAAGAACATAAAGGACCATCGCGGCGATTCTCTTTGTTTTTATCAGGGTTATCAAATCAAAAAGTAAGAACTTTTGCGTTTTAAAATTCCAATCCGTCTTATCGGATTGCCCTGTCACTTTCTGTCCGACAATGACCATAGTCGCTTCGTCTTTCATAGACATCCTTTTCTGCAATTTTTCAAGAGGAAGCCATAGGATCTTGTTATCCATGGCGGGCGCCAACGTATGAAATATTCCGGCAATTTTTCCTTCGGCTGCATCAAAGGTCCCGTAAACGTCCCGCCAGCGGATAGTAATGCTGTCGCCGTCTTTAAAATTATTGCTTTGCGCCATGTGCATGCCAACCATGACCGGAATAATTTCTCCTTTAGTTTCAAGCGGCCTAAAATCTATTCCCAGTATAGTTTGGTTCGGATCAATCCCTTTTAATAACACGCTTTGAACTCTTCCCGACGGATATATCGTTCCCTGGGCCATCAGTAGAGCAGCAGCTTCTTTAGTATCAATAAGTTTTTGGATTTCCGGAGCAACTTTCTCATGGCTGATGTCTAAAGTCATTGAATCGTAGGGGTCGTAGTTTTTTTGCCAGTACTGCCCGCCAGCGATTTCATCTTTAATAGATTCAAGTGTTCCCTGCTTTAGAAATCCTGAAAGGATTCCTTGATGCAGTATTATGAGCACATATGCCAAAGAAAGGACAAAAACATTAAGCCAGGTTCTCAAACCTGCGCCGATTAGATTTTTGTACGCGAGTTTAAAAATATACATAATGACTCCAAAGACTTTAGTAATCTCAGGTTTCGGTAGCTACGAGATTCGGTAGTCGCAGGCTTTAGCCTGCGGTTTTTTAGAGTATATCTTCCAAACTGAAATCCAGTGAACCTTTAAAAGGATAATCCTTCCAGTCACACACCAGCCCTTTTCTTAACGGGTTTTTTAAAATATAGGCAATATGTTTTTTTAAA from Elusimicrobiota bacterium includes:
- a CDS encoding outer membrane lipoprotein-sorting protein — its product is MKKLFYLTLFIFAGTLFADTPSGETVLKKVDQNYYSDTRISVTSMVIKGQRATRTIEAKSWGKGYKTAYTEYLAPPREKGTKMLKINNELWMYTPSTDRIIAIAGHMLRQSLMGSDISYEDFMEDPQLNHSYNAKVSGEENIDGRKCYVLDLTAKIEDISYYARKMWVDEERYVPLKEDLIAKSGRLLKTIRLNEVQKIGERWYPKRILFKDVLQSGDGTEIIIKSIQFNVNIPNYVFSKASLKQSN
- a CDS encoding FtsX-like permease family protein, giving the protein MISFLIKGLLRDRSRSLFPVLMVATGAFLTVFLYCWITGITGDMVRGIAQFNTGHVKVITKAFREQKDQMPNDLALLGVKNILDTLEHFDPNMIWLPRIRFGGLLDIPDSKGETRSQGPVMGLGVELFDNKSPEINILNLKKALVQGNLPQKKNEILISEEFAKRLRVKIGETATLLSSTMYGEMAMQNFKISGTLRFGVAAMDRSTIIADIHDIQNALDMEDGASEIVGFTKDMVYFDEPMIFLAKKFNSAFSKPDDKFSPVMESLSEQNEMNDLLKMANYIGSLMAGVFVFAMSIVLWNSGLMNGIRRYGEIGVRLAMGEPKGVLYRRMIIESFFIGLAGSGIGTILGLAVSYYLQFVGLDFGYIMQKATVMISSEIKARVTPTSYIIGFVPGLIAPVIGSLFAGIGIYRRQTSQLFKELEV
- a CDS encoding FtsX-like permease family protein; the protein is MYIFKLAYKNLIGAGLRTWLNVFVLSLAYVLIILHQGILSGFLKQGTLESIKDEIAGGQYWQKNYDPYDSMTLDISHEKVAPEIQKLIDTKEAAALLMAQGTIYPSGRVQSVLLKGIDPNQTILGIDFRPLETKGEIIPVMVGMHMAQSNNFKDGDSITIRWRDVYGTFDAAEGKIAGIFHTLAPAMDNKILWLPLEKLQKRMSMKDEATMVIVGQKVTGQSDKTDWNFKTQKFLLFDLITLIKTKRIAAMVLYVLLLLLALLAIFDTQVLSIFHRRKEIGTLMALGMARPSVIFLFTLEGAMNGILAMAVGAIYGTPLLIIFARSGLTIPGASIGYGFTIAQKVLPSYSFGLILGTVLIVFTAVTIVSFLPMRRISEMKPTEALKGKIQ